TGGAGCAGATATGGAGAAAGCTGATTTAGCAAGTCTTTCAAGTCAAGGAACTACTCAAATATTCCTTAATTCCTACGCATTTACCGTTCACGGAGAAAAAAAGGTAAGTGAATGGATTAAAAAAGCTAATTCACATGGAATTAAAGTACATATATGGATGGAAACATTCTATGACGGTGCATTTATATCACCACTTTTATCTGACGGTACACCAAATTATGCATATTTCAATCAAAAAATCAATGAAGCTAAATATTATGCAGGCGTATCTGGTGTAAGTGGTATTCATCTTGATTATATTAGATTCCCTGGAAATGCATACAAATATACCAATGGGGTCTCAGCAATCAACGAATTTGTACAAATGTGTTGTAATGCTGTTCGTACAGTCAATCCAAATGTTATAATGTCTGCAGCTGTAATGCCTGAAAAATCAGCTAATGCATATTACTATGGTCAGGACATTGCCTTTATGGGAAAACATCTCGATGTTATCATTCCTATGATCTATAAAGGTAATTATGGAGCATCTACTGCTTGGATTACCAGCACAACCAAATGGTTTGTTGAAAATTCACAAGGAGCTCAAATCTGGTCAGGATTACAAGGATACAAATCCGATAGTAATGTGGTTCCATTGTCAGCTTCAGAAATCACTGGTGATGCTAGTGCTGCGCTTAACGGTGGAGCTCAAGGTGCTATCGTATTCAGATGGGGAGTTACAAACTTTGCAGATTTCAAATCTGCAAACAAAGCTCCAGTTCCTGATGTTCCAGTTGGAACTACATTCACCAAAGCTGAAATAGAACAAGGTGCAGCATCTTTGAAAAGCTATATAGAATCTAAAGGTGTTTTGCCGGAATCAATAAATATTGGAAATAAAGTATGTACCGTTCCACAGTTATTATACTTGATGGCACAGTACACTGCAAATTATAATAGTCAGAATCAATTTACTGTAGTTAAAGTAGGCAATCCTGATACTTCAACTGGTGATGGGATGCGTAAGAAATTCATGAAAGCTGATTTCGTCACCACTGCAAAAGATATTGTTGACTATGTCAATCAATATGAAAAAGCACCAAGTTTCATGTCTACTTCCATAGGTAAAATCAAGTATTCTGCATTGGTATATTCATTTGCAAGAATTGTAAGCTTTACTGCAACAAATAAAGCTTTGCCTGCTTATGTTTATGTCACCAACATTGTGGACGACTATTCAATGACTGTTGTAATGAAACCTTCAGTTTCAACCAAAAACTACAAATATATCAATTATGAAACTACTTGGTTGAGTTACTGTCCAAAATGTGGTTATTATGCAACTTTATTAAACAATCCAAAAGGCACTCCTGAAGGTGAAATTACCTGTGCTCAATGTGATTCCGATTACTGTGGAGTTACTGGTAAAAATAAGATTGCATCTTCTAATGTTTATTTAACAAAGCTTAGTGATAGTGTTCCTGCAGATCCGGCAGGTCCAGGTAATGTAGTTACATTTAATGATATTTTAGATGCAGCTATTCGTGTAAAAGGTTATTTAGAAGCAAATGGTGAAATGCCTTTGACAGTTAATGTAGGTGGAAATAAATTATCCACAGCACAATATTTATATTTAGTTTCAAAAGCTATTGCAAATACCGCTAACTCTAACTTTAGCGACATTGAAATTAAAGATGTTAATGATGCTGAAAATCCAAATGGAGATACCATCTCATCAACCTTAAACAAAACCCAATATACAGATTTAGCAAACAGAGTTGCCAAATTCATTTTAGAATATGGACAAGCTCCTAATTATGCTAGTTCTGATGTTGGAAAAATATGTTACGATGAATTGGTTGATGCGTTCTCCAGAATCATGGCATTTTATTCAAATAACAATAAGGTAATGCCGTCCACTGTAGCTATTAAATGGGGAGGAAGCAGTTCCTCAACCATATCTGCATTGGCAGAATCATTGACTAAAGGTTTAACTTCAACCACTGCTAAAGCTACTGCGTTATTCAACTATGTAAGGGATTACATTACTTATGAATATTATGAAAACACCAGAAAAGGTGCTGAAGGAACTTTAGTATCCAAAGGTGGTAACTGTTGTGATCAATCACAATTATTAGTGGCAATGGCAAGATCTGTTGGTTTAACTGTCAGATTTGAACATGGTAAATGTTCATTCAGTTCAGGTTTATACACTGGACATGTATGGGTTCAATTCCAAATTGATGGTAAATGGGTTAACGCTGATCCTACAAGTACAAGAAATTCACTTGGGGTCATTAACAACTGGAGAACCAGTAGTTACACTCATTTCGGATACTATGACGTTTTACCATTCTAAGAAAAATTAATTTTTTTCTTACTTCTTTTTTTTTTATTTTTTGCTTATTTTTTCAGAATTCTTACTTTATTATGAAATTTAGGTTAGCCAAAAATATTTATATGCCTAAAGGCAATATTATATTGATTTGGTGGTAAGATGTCAAGTGATAATATTAGTCAGAATATCGAAGAATATTTAGAAGTTCTTTATCGTAATGGAAGCAATAAAGAACAAGTTTCAACAACTACACTATCTAAAGAATTAAATATAGCTCCAGGTAGTGTAACACAGATGCTCAAAAAATTGGAAAAATTAGACTATATTGAGTATGTTCCATATAAGGGAGCTTCTTTAACAGATGCTGGGATGAAAATAGCTCAAAAGATTACAAGAAAACATAGGATTCTTGAAAAGTTTTTAACAGATATCCTTAAGATCAAGGATGAAAATGTCCATGAACAGGCTTGTGAAATGGAACACAGTTTATCCGATGAGGCTGAAAGGGCATTGTGTTTCATGTTAAACCAACCTGATTTATGTCCTGATGAAAAAATAATTCCTGCATGTAACTTTATGTTTGGCAATTGTAATGATTGCATTTCTGAAAAAGATTTTGATAATGTTGTTATTAGGGATAATAATCTTTTATCTTTGTCTGAAGTTAATTCCAATGCTGATGGAATAGTTCATTTCATACGTGGGAATGAGGATTTGATTGATGAAATCAAAAGCGTTGGGATTGATATTGGAACTGAAATTGATTTTAATAAAAAGGATAATATTATCACTTTACTTGACGATGGGACTTCAATAAGTCCTTCTAAGGACTTTTTAAACAATATTTTTATTAAAATCTAATTTTTTTTTTGACTAATGTTTATATATAAATTAAAACATAATCATAATATTATTAAATATTTTTACGGTGTTTTAATGCGTGGAAATTTATCTAATGACATTATTTCTATTAAGATTGAAGAGGGTAGTAAAAAACCAATAGCTTTGCATGAAAAGAGCCTTTTTGGTAAAATAGAGGCTGATACTTTACAACTTTCTTTGATTGAAGGTTGCTATTTATTGGAAAAGAATAGATTGAACATTTTTAAGGATGATGAAAAGCTTGATGTTGCATATTTTATTGATTTGCTTAAATCCAAAGACTTGTACAGCAAATATATAGTATATAGGGATTTGAAGGACAGAGGTTATGTTATCAAAACAGGATTTAAGTATGGCTCTGAGTTTCGTTTGTATGACCGTGGAAGGTCTCCAGGCAAAGGTCACTCAGATTATTTGGTAAAGGTTATTTTTGAAAATTATGATATTAATGCATTAGATTTTGCAAGCTATGTTCGTATTGCACACGGTGTCAATAAAAAATTGTTATTGGCAATCGTTGATGAGGATTTTGATATTACCTATTACAATGTGGAATGGACAAGGCCGTAATCTTATAATTATCTTTAATATTTTTATATAACTTTATTAAACTATAATGTTTAATTTAGTTAATTTTTAATTTAATTGATTGAGTAGAAATAAGGTGAGTAATTTGATTGATCCATGGGCATCATTTAGTGTGGATTATGACAAGTTAGTTAATCAATTTGGAATTCAAGTGATTTCAGACATGATTGGCGATATTGAAAATCCCGGAAGACTAATGAAAAGAGGAGTAATTTTTGGACATAGAGACTTTGATATAATTAACAAAAAGATTAATGGCAATGAAGAATTTGCAGTTGTTACTGGTATGATGCCAAGTGGGCAAATGCATATTGGTCATAAGATGGTCGTTGATCAATTGAAATGGTATCAGGATAAGGGAGCGATGTTGTCTTTGCCGATTGCAGACATGGAAGCATATGCAGCAAGAGACATGAGTTTTGAAAAGGCGAGGGAAATAACCATTAATGAATATTTGACAAATTACATTGCTTTGGGCTTGGACTTAGAAAAAGATAATGTAAACATATATTTGCAATCTCAAAACGAGGATTTGCATCGTCTTGCCTTTAAGGCTTCCAGAAAAACCAATTTCAATGAACTCAAGGCTATTTATGGTTTTACCCCTTCTACAAACATTGCTCATGTTCAGGCTCCACTTTTGCAGGTAGCCGACATTTTACTTCCTCAGATTGAAGAATTTGGAGGCCCTAAAAAGGTAGTGGTTCCTGTTGGAATAGACCAGGACCCTCACATTAGATTGACAAGAGACATTGCACATAAACTTTCCGAAGAGTTAGGATTTATAGCTCCGGCTTCTACATACCACCGTTTCCTTACAGGTTTAAGTGGTGACAAAATGTCCAGCAGCAAGCCTTCCACTGCAATTTATCTTAACGAGGATTCTGAAACTGCCGCCAAAAAGGTTAAGACTGCTAAAACAGGTGGAAGAGAAAGTTTAAAAGAGCAGCAAGAACTTGGTGGGGAAGTTGACAAATGTGTTGTTTATGAAATGTTGGTATATCATTTGATAGACGATGACGCAGAGCTTGAGAAAATCAGACAGGAATGTTTGGATGGAACATTGCGTTGCGGTGACTGTAAAGCTCATGCAAGCGAATTGATGGCTAAAATGTTTGATGATTTGTCAGATAAACAGGAAGAGGCTCGTGAAATAGCAGAAACTTTGATTTAGATGAACATCAAACATGACGTAAGGGAGGCGTTTGCAGACAATAGATATATAATTCTGATATCTGCACTCATATTTCTAATAACCTTATTTGCAGGTTATTTCTTCCATTCCCTTCTTTCCAGCTATTTAAGTCCTGCTGTACAACAGCTTAGCGAAGGTGTTAAGAACGGCTCAATTCAGATAACGTTCCAGACCATTTTTCTAAACAATCTTTTAATAATATTAAGGTTGTTTGTCTTTGGGATAATATTCTGTTTTTCCTGTGTTGTTCTTGCCTACAATGGTTTGTTTTTGGGATATTTCATAGCAAATGCAGGGAATCTAGTTCCTACAATTCTGTTGATAGTCCCTCATGGAATATTTGAACTTCCTTCAATCGTTATAGCTAATGCTTCAGGTTTGATATTGCTGAAATATCTAATCAGGGTTTTCACTTTGAAAAATTGCCAATCCGAAAAGGAGGAGTTTGTAGTCAACGATTCAATAATAAATAAGCTTTGCAATAGTTTGATTAATAATAGCAAATACTTAAAACATTCTTTGATATTGCTTGCAATTTCAATAGTCCTTATGGCAATTGCAGGTGTTATCGAGGTTTATGTTACAAGAAATTTAGCTTTCTTTTTGATAAATTTCTTTGGTTTAAAGTAAATTTTTTATATTTTTAATTTAATAAAGTAAATTTAAGTGATTTTTATGATAAGATGTGTTGTATGTGGTGAAGAGTACGACGATGATGAAGTAATTTATACTTGTAAGAAATGTGGTTCTGTTCTTGAACTTGCAAGTTTGGATGTTGATATAGATAAAAGCATATTTGAATGTAGAAAAGATACATTGTGGAAATATAAAGAGTTAATTCCTGTTAACAGCGATCATATCGTAACTCTTGGTGAAGGTGGAACCCCATTCTGTAAATGTGATAAGATCGGTGAGGAACTTGGCGTAGACTTGTATGTTAAGGTGGAAGGTTCCAACCCAACCGGAAGTTTTAAAGATCGTGGTATGACCGTAGGGGTTACAAAAGCTGTTGAATTAGGTGTGGACACAGTAGGTTGTGCTTCAACCGGAAATACTTCAGCATCACTTTCAGCTTATGCAGCACGTGCAGGTCTTCGTTGTATTGTATTTTTACCGTCAGGTAAGGTTGCTTTAGGAAAATTAGCACAAGCTATGTTCCATGGAGCGGAAGTTATTTCAATCGATGGTAATTTTGATGAAGCGTTGGAAGCAATGACTGCTTTAGCATTAGACAAATATCTTTATCTGTTAAATTCAATCAATCCATACAGATTGGAAGGTCAAAAAACAATAGGTTATGAAATCCTTCAGGATCTTGGATGGGAATCTCCAGATAGGATTATTTTGCCTGTAGGTAATGCAGGAAACATTTCAGCTATCTGGAAAGGTGTTTCAGAATTCTATGACTTGGGCTTTGTAGATTCTAAACCTATGATGACTGGTATTCAGGCTGAAGGGGCATGTCCAATTACCAATGCGTTTAGAAAAGGAACTAAGGATGTTGTTCCGGTGGATGATCCTGAAACTATTGCAACTGCAATTCGTATAGGTGCTCCTGTAAGTTATATTAAGGCTATGAATGCGATTTACGATTCAAATGGTTATTCTGAAACCGTAACCGATGAGGAAATCCTTGATGCACAAAAATATTTGGCTAGAAAGGAAGGTATTGGTGTTGAACCGGCTTCTGCAGCTTCAATTGCAGGTTTAAGAAAACTTAGAGAGGAAGGAGTAATTGACAAAGGAGAAAGGGTTGCTTGTGTAGTAACAGGTCATTTGTTGAAGGATCCGAACACTGCAATCGATGCTTGTACCAAACCTGTTGAGGTAAGTGCTGACATTGATGCATTGAAAAATCTTTTAACAAATAAAGAATAGGCCCCTATTCTTTTTTTCTTTATTATATTTTCTTTATTTTTTAAAAACCATCATTTATTTTTTTTAGAATTGTTATATTTTTTAAATTCTTCAATTGTATTCAATTATAATTCTTATTCATTTGATTTTTTGAAATTAAGGAAAAATTAACCAATATATTTATATATAATAAAATAAACATTATTAATTACAAAAATTAATTATAAAGAGGTGTCAATTATGGAATTACCAATCGCTCCAGTAGGAAGAATATTAAAAAATGCCGGTGCAGTAAGAGTAAGTGATGACGCAAAAATTGCATTAACCGAAGCAATAGAAGACTACGGAAATGAAGTATCTAAAAAAGCAGTAGGTTTTGCACGTCATGCTGGTCGTAAAACCGTAAAAGCTGAAGATGTAAGATTAGCAACTAAAGCTTAAGCATTTTTTCTTGTGATTTAATATATTAGTAAAACATTTTAGTTTTACTTTTTTAAATCATTTTATCAACCGTTTTATTTTTGTAGAATTTTTAAGACTTATTTTTTTAAAAAAAGAATTTTTTAAGAGTAACATTTATAAAGTATTAATGTTATACTTATAACTGTCTAGTTCTCTAGAATTATTTCATTAATTACTAAATTTTTATTTTTAGCTTTGCTGAAAAATATATAAAAATTCAGAAGTATTTGTATTGAAAGTTTAATCTCTCTTATTTTTTTAAAATGAGATTATATTTAGTGATATATGATTATATTCAAGAATTAGTATATTATTCAAAAATTGAATAATTATTCTGTAATTTAATAGTTAAAATAACTAGAAAATTACAAAATATTATGATTCAAAATGGATTATAATATCTGCCGATGGATGGCAATGCCAGATGAAAAAGGAGGTATATATTATGGCAGCAATTTATGTAAAATTTGAGACACCTGAAGAATTAGTTAACGAAGTCGAAGAAGCTTTAGAAACTGCAGCAAACACTGGAAAAGTAGCAAAAGGAACTAACGAAGTAACCAAACTCATCGAAAGAGGAGATGCAGAACTCGTTGTTATCGCAGAAGACGTACAACCTGAAGAAATCGTTGCACACATTCCTATTCTCGCTGATGAAAAAGAAATTCCTTACGTATACTTACCTACCAAAGAACAAGTTGGTGGAGCTGCAGGTTTAACTGTTGGTACTGCTTCTGCATGTATTGTAGATGCTGGGGACGCTAAAGGCGCAGTTGAAGAAATTGTAGAAAAAGTCGCTGAACTTAAAGATTAGATGTCTTAAGACATTTGTCTAATCAAATGGGTGATTTAAATGGAAGAAGGTACTCCAGCAGAAGTCATTGAAGTTTTAAAAAGAACTGGTATGACTGGAGAGGTAATGCAAATCAAATGCAGAATCCTCGATGGAAGAGATAAGGGAAGAATTTTAACAAGAAACATTATGGGTCCTGTAAGAGAAGGCGACATTTTAATGTTACTTGATACAATCAGAGAAGCTAAGGAAATTAAAACTCCTTAATCCTTATAAGAAGGTGTAAGAACATGAGAACTTGTTCATTCTGTAATAAAGAAATCGAAGACGGAACTGGAAAAATGTATGTAAAAAGAGATGGTTCTATTTATTTCTTTTGCAGCAGTAAATGTGAAAAAAACATGATCAAACTCGGAAGAGTTCCAAGAAAAGTTAAATGGGTTAAAGAATGATTCAAAAAAGTTTTGTAATGATGAAACCAGACGCAGTTTCAAGACGTCTTATGGGTAAAATATTATCTCGTTTTGAAGAAAAAGGTCTTCAAATCATTGCTGTTAAATTAATGCAAATTGATGAAGAGTTAGCAAAAACTCATTATGGAGAACACGCTGATAAACCATTCTTTGAAGATTTAGTTACTTATATTACTTCATCTCCATCATTAGCTATGGTAATCAAAGGTGAAGATGCTATTTCAACAATCAGAAAAATGGTTGGTGCAACTAATCCTTTAGAAGCAGATCTCGGTACTATTAGAGGAGATTTCGCTATGGATACTGGAAGAAATATTATTCATGCTTCTGATTCTCCAGACTCTGCTGAAAGAGAAATTAATCTTTTCTTTAACGAAGATGAAATTTGCGATTACTCAATAGTTGATAATATTTGGATTTACGAATAAATTATTTAATTTAAAATTTTATTATTAAGGATAACATGAAAATCAGGTCACCAATCGTATCAGTATTAGGTCATGTAGACCATGGTAAAACTACATTGTTAGATTATATTAGAGGTAGTACTATTGCTGCAAAGGAAGCGGGAGGTATTACTCAGCATATTGGGGCTACAGAGATTCCTAATGATACTATTGAAGATATCTGTGGTAATTTCATATCAAAATTAGCTATTAAAGATTTGATTCCTGGATTATTCTTTATTGATACTCCAGGACATGCCGCTTTTACCAGTTTAAGAAAACGTGGTGGGGCATTAGCTGATTTGGCAGTTTTAATTGTAGATATTAACGATGGTTTCAAACCACAAACATTTGAAGCTTTGAATATTCTTAAATTATATAAAACTCCTTTTATTGTTGTTGCAAATAAAATTGACATGCTCTTTGGATGGGAAACTCATGAAGGAGCATCATTTAAAGAAACATTTGCACAACAAGCTCCAAGCGTCCAGCAAGATTTAGATACAAAAGTCTATGAGATTGTAGGACTTCTTCATAAAGAAGGATTCCAGTCAGAACGTTTTGACAGGGTTAGCAATTTCGCTTCTCAAATTTCCATTATTCCAATCAGTGCAAGAACTGGTGAGGGAGTCATTGAAGTTCTAGCTATGCTTTTGGGACTTGCTCAGGAATATTTAACTCAACAACTTGAGATTCATGAGGATGCTCCTGCTAAAGGAACAGTTTTAGAAGTTAAGGAAGAAACAGGTCTTGGAATGACTGTTGATGCTATTATCTATGATGGTATTTTAAAAACCAACGATGAAATAGCTTTAATGCTTTCCAACGATGAAGTCTTAACTACTAAGACAAGATCTATTTTAAGGCCATTGCCTTTAGAGGAAATGAGAGATTCTAAAAGAAAATTCAAAAAAGTGGATGAGGTTGTAGCTGCAGCGGGTATTAAAATAGCAGCTCCTAACTTAGATAATGTTGTATCTGGTTCTCCTCTTAGAGTTTTAAGTGATGATTGTGATGTTGAAAGCGAAATTTTAAAAGAGATTGAAGACATCACCATTGACACTGAAGATGAGGGAATTTTAGTTAAAGCTGATACTTTAGGTTCTCTTGAAGCTATTGTAAAATTACTTAAAGAGATGGATATTCCAATAAGATCTGCAGATATTGGAGATGTTAATCGTAGAGATATTATTAATTCTTCAATTGCTCTTAGTGAAAATGAAGCTTATGGTGCTATCATTGCATTTAACGTAGGCGTCCATCCTAATTCTGTAGAGGATTTAAACAATTCCGATGTTAAATTATTCTCAGGAGACGTAATCTATCAAATTATTGAAGATTATGAAGAATGGATTAAACAAAAAGAAGAAGCTAAGAAAAAATCTTTCTACAATGCAATTATCAAGCCTGCAAAATTCATGTCACTTCCAAAATTAGTTTTCCGTCAAAGCAAACCTGCTATTTTAGGTATTGAAGTATTGAGTGGAACCGTTAAACAAGGTCAAAAGGTCATTAACAAAAACGGTGAAACTGTAGGTACCATTGCCAGTATGGAGGATAAAGGAGAGACTTTGCCTGATATATCCAGAGGACAAAGGGTAGCTATGGCAATCAAAGATGCCATTGTTGGAAAACACTTTGAAGAGGGAGATGAATTATATATTGATATTCCTGAAAAGCATTATAAGTTCATTGAAAGGGAATTCAAAGACAAGTTAACTGAAGACGAATATGAAACATTATATGAATTTTTAGAAATTAAAAGGAAAACAGAGCCTGATTGGGGAAGCTTTGGTCTTTTCGAATAATAAAATTTTAGTGAAAAAATTAATGGAGGAAAAAGCATGGTATACAAAGTTGTTGTATCTGATAAGGGCGAAAGTCATCAAATCGAAATCGAAGATGGTGTAGAAATTAACGGTTTAGTCATTGGCGATGAATTTGATGGTAAAGTAGTCGGATTAGATGGATACACTTTAAAAGTTACTGGCGGTAGTGACAAAAACGGGTTCACAATGAAAAAAGATGTACCAGGTACCAGAAGAATAAGAAGCTTATTAAGCAGTGGTGTCGGTTACAATCCTAAAAAAGCTGGTGTTAAAAGAAGAAAAACAGTAAGAGGAAATACTATAGCTGATGATATTGTACAAGTTAATACTGTAGTTACTTCAGCTGGAAGCAAACCTATTGCTGAAATTCTCGGTTCTAATGATGAAGAGGAAGAATAGATTCCCTATTTTTTCTCATTTATTTTTAATGTTGAATTTAAATTTTTAAAAAGGTGGTATCTGTGAATGTACAGTCAGATGTAAACATAGGTTTAGTTGGTCATGTAGATCACGGTAAGACAACTCTTACTAAGGCGTTATCTGGAATATGGACTGATACTCACAGTGAAGAAACAAAAAGAGGTATTTCAATACGTTTAGGTTATGCGGATATTGAATTTAGAAAATGTCCTAACTGTGATGAACCTGAATGCTATACTACTTCTGAGACTTGTGAAAACTGTGGAACTGAAACCGAATTGGTTAAAAAAGTATCATTTGTAGACGCTCCAGGACACGAAACTCTTATGGCAACTATGTTATCTGGTGCTGCAATAATGGATGGTGCAGTTTTGGTTATAGCTGCAAACGAGGAATGTCCACAACCACAAACTAAAGAACATTTGATGGCTCTTGACGTTATTGGTGTTAAGGATGTTATTGTAGTTCAAAATAAAATCGATATAGTTTCTAAGGAAAGAGCTATTGAAAGTTATAATGAAATTAAAGAATTTGTTAAAGGTACTTGTGCAGAAGATGCTCCTATTATACCAGTATCTGCTCAACAAGGTGCAAATATTGATATATTAATCGAAGCAATGATTAATTTAATTAAAGCTCCTGAAAGGAATAAGGATGTTAGTGCTTTAATGCATGTTGCTAGATCATTTGATATTAACAAACCAGGATCAAATGCAGACAAACTTAAAGGAGGAGTTATTGGAGGAACTTTGGTTCAAGGTACTTTAAAAGTTGGAGATACTATTGAAGTAAGGCCTGGAATCAGTAACGATAACAAATGGATTAACTTGAAATCTGAAATTATCGGTCTTGAAGCTAATGGTGAAAATGTTGACGAAGTAGGTCCTGGAGGACTTATCGGTGTTGCAACCAAATTGGATCCATCTTTAACAAAAGCTGATTCATTGTCCGGTTCCGTAGCTGGTGAAGTAGATACATTGCCTGATGTATTGTACAGCTTCGAAATGAAGGTTAACTTACTTGATAGAGTGGTAGGTACTAAGGAAGAACGTGAAGTAGCTCCTATTAAACTTAAAGAACCTTTAATGATTAACTGTGGTACAACAACTACAATCGGTGTTGTAACTTCAACCAAAAACAATATCGTAACCGTAAACCTTAAATTGCCTGTTTGTGCAAGTAAAGGAGATAGGGTTGCTTTAAGTCGTAGGGTTGGAGCTCGTTGGAGATTAATTGGATACGGTATTATCGAATAGGATTTGAGGAGTACTTTATGGACTCTAAAGAGATTTTTATCGATACCAATTTTTTCATGGTTCCATTTCAATTCAATGTTGATGTGATTGACGAACTAGAGAAAAAATTACCTTCCTATAAATTAATAGCCCCTAGCTTTGTTATCGATGAGTTGTATGGACTCAAGCATAACAGCAAAGGAAAAACAAGATTAAATGCTGGTATGGCTCTCAAATTAGCTAAAAGTTCTCCTGTTGAAATAAAGGATATTTCATTGCTGGAGAATGAAACCGTTGATGATGCTTTATTAAGAATATCAGATGTGCTCGCCACAAATGATATTGAATTGAAAAAACGTGCAAAAAAAGATGGTATATCAGTAGTTTATTTAAGACAGAAAAAATATATTGCTATTGATGGTAAAACATTGTAAAATAATTGATTATATTTATAGAAATTGGTGATTAAATGAATCTATGGAATGAAATTGATGCAGGCCCTGATGTTCCAGACATCGTTACTGCAGTAATTGAAGTGCCAAAGGGTTCTAGAAACAAATATGAATATGATAAGGACAAAGAAGCTTTCATATTAGATAGAGTTTTATATTCACCGGTTTTTTATCCAGCTGACTATGGTTTCATTCCAAGGTCTCTATACCATGATGGAGATCCTATGGATGTGCTTGTGCTTATAGAGCAACCTACATTTTCTGGATGTCTTGTTGATGTAAGGCCTATTGGTGTTATGGGGATGATTGATGGTGGAGATAACGATTATAAAATCCTAGCTGTTCCTGTTAATGATCCGCGTTATGATGAAGTTAATGACATTAGTGATGTTCCAAAACATCTTTTAAAAGAAATTGAACATTTTTTTAGCGTTTATAAACATCTTGAAGGTAAAGATGTTAAAACTTTAGGTTGGCAAGATGCTGAAGCCGCTAAAAAAGAAATAATCGAATCTTTAGATTTATTTATTAAAAAATATGATTAAGAGGGATAATCTTGTATTACATGACAAAAATTGAGGATACTGTAAGAATTCCACCTTATAGATTTGATGATCCTCTTGAAGAAGTAGCTCTCCAAACTTTAAACGACACTTATGATGGTCGCTTAGATAAAAAATTAGGTTTGCTTATTTGTGTAAATGAAATTGAAGAAATAGGTG
This genomic interval from Methanobrevibacter sp. contains the following:
- a CDS encoding translation initiation factor IF-2 subunit gamma, which encodes MNVQSDVNIGLVGHVDHGKTTLTKALSGIWTDTHSEETKRGISIRLGYADIEFRKCPNCDEPECYTTSETCENCGTETELVKKVSFVDAPGHETLMATMLSGAAIMDGAVLVIAANEECPQPQTKEHLMALDVIGVKDVIVVQNKIDIVSKERAIESYNEIKEFVKGTCAEDAPIIPVSAQQGANIDILIEAMINLIKAPERNKDVSALMHVARSFDINKPGSNADKLKGGVIGGTLVQGTLKVGDTIEVRPGISNDNKWINLKSEIIGLEANGENVDEVGPGGLIGVATKLDPSLTKADSLSGSVAGEVDTLPDVLYSFEMKVNLLDRVVGTKEEREVAPIKLKEPLMINCGTTTTIGVVTSTKNNIVTVNLKLPVCASKGDRVALSRRVGARWRLIGYGIIE
- a CDS encoding PIN domain-containing protein yields the protein MDSKEIFIDTNFFMVPFQFNVDVIDELEKKLPSYKLIAPSFVIDELYGLKHNSKGKTRLNAGMALKLAKSSPVEIKDISLLENETVDDALLRISDVLATNDIELKKRAKKDGISVVYLRQKKYIAIDGKTL
- a CDS encoding inorganic diphosphatase, with protein sequence MNLWNEIDAGPDVPDIVTAVIEVPKGSRNKYEYDKDKEAFILDRVLYSPVFYPADYGFIPRSLYHDGDPMDVLVLIEQPTFSGCLVDVRPIGVMGMIDGGDNDYKILAVPVNDPRYDEVNDISDVPKHLLKEIEHFFSVYKHLEGKDVKTLGWQDAEAAKKEIIESLDLFIKKYD